ACCGCGGTCAGCCTGCTCGACACCCGGGACATGAGGCGGCGTGGGGGTCGGTGCGAGTCACCGGACGCGGCCAGCAGCACCGGTTCAGCCGCCGCCGGAGCGACGACCAGCGGGGCCAGCAGCGACGCGGCGCTGCTGGCGCCTTCGTTCTCTTCCGGTGTGGCGGGCGATCGGACCGCTGCGAGGACTTCGGCGACGGATGCCCAGTCGTCGGACGCGCCCGGCGAACCGCCGAGCAGGCGCTCGGCAGTGAACGCGTCGAGGTCGCGGCGCACCGGGTACGTCATCAACGAGAAGAACGTCGAAGTGTCCCGGCGCGTTACAGCCCATCGAGAAATTCTTCGAGGCGTCGATCGGTCGGAGGACGGCCGATCCGTGGCCGACTTCGTCAGGCCAGCGCTTCGACGAGGTCGTCGGGCTCGACCAGCGCCGCCAGCCGCGCCAGACCCCGGTGGCACAGCACGCGAACCGAACCCGGGGTCCGACCCAACAGCTCCGCGACGTCACCGACGGAGAGATCGGCGATCACCCGCAGCGCGATGGCGTCACGCTGCGGCTCCGGCAGCCCCCCCAGCAGCGACAGCGCCGCCTCGAGCCCGATCCCGGCGGCGACCCGCGTCGCCGCGTCGGGGGCCGGGAGCTCGGGGAGCCGGTCATACAGCACCACGGCTGGCCGGCGCGCCTCGCGGCGCTGCCAGTCGATCAGGCGGTGACGGGCCACGGTGAACAAGAAGCGCCGGAACGCATCCTCG
This region of Acidimicrobiales bacterium genomic DNA includes:
- a CDS encoding sigma-70 family RNA polymerase sigma factor, which translates into the protein MAAGERLRATGFACLLAAARTGDECAIAELWRVYRPQVLRYFKVAAPRCAEDLDAETWLEVARRLASFEGDEDAFRRFLFTVARHRLIDWQRREARRPAVVLYDRLPELPAPDAATRVAAGIGLEAALSLLGGLPEPQRDAIALRVIADLSVGDVAELLGRTPGSVRVLCHRGLARLAALVEPDDLVEALA